The proteins below are encoded in one region of Fervidicoccaceae archaeon:
- a CDS encoding 30S ribosomal protein S27e, which translates to MKRRAILVPKPRSYFILARCPSCGNEQILFSHATFPARCIVCGHQLVEPRGGRCKINAQIMRYLG; encoded by the coding sequence GTGAAGAGGCGCGCGATTTTAGTGCCGAAGCCCAGAAGCTACTTCATCTTGGCGAGGTGCCCGAGCTGCGGCAATGAACAGATATTATTCTCGCACGCGACCTTCCCGGCCAGATGCATAGTGTGCGGGCACCAACTCGTCGAGCCGCGGGGCGGGAGATGTAAGATAAACGCGCAGATCATGCGATATCTAGGCTAG
- a CDS encoding translation initiation factor IF-2 subunit alpha, with protein sequence MVKSRRKLPEIGELVVATVKEIFDFGAYVELDEYEGTRAYLPWSEVASKWVRDVRELLRENQKIVVKVIRVDRSRGHIDVSLKRVYDSERKRKMMEFKRKQKAEKILEEVARSLGKTLDQAYEEAGWKLEDYYGEIWAALERASLEGEEVFLAAGVPREWARALLEEARKHVEVKKVTVEGILRAWTLRPDGVEALKRVFEAALGADGAANVKITITALGAPRYKIEVEAEDYKTAEEVLAEAVRRAEEAAKREKVELHFQRVKK encoded by the coding sequence TTGGTCAAGAGTAGGCGCAAGCTACCGGAGATCGGGGAACTCGTCGTAGCCACGGTGAAGGAGATCTTCGACTTCGGCGCGTATGTCGAGCTCGACGAGTACGAGGGCACGAGGGCTTACCTCCCGTGGAGCGAGGTAGCCTCCAAGTGGGTTCGCGACGTGAGAGAGCTCCTCAGAGAGAACCAGAAGATAGTGGTCAAAGTGATCCGCGTAGACAGGAGCAGAGGTCACATCGACGTATCGCTTAAGAGGGTCTACGACTCGGAGCGCAAGAGAAAGATGATGGAGTTCAAGCGAAAGCAGAAGGCCGAGAAGATCCTGGAAGAGGTAGCTCGTAGCTTGGGAAAGACCCTCGATCAGGCGTACGAGGAGGCCGGTTGGAAGCTCGAGGACTACTACGGCGAGATATGGGCCGCGCTCGAGAGGGCGTCCCTCGAGGGCGAGGAAGTCTTCCTCGCCGCCGGCGTGCCGCGCGAGTGGGCTCGCGCTTTGCTCGAGGAGGCTAGGAAACACGTCGAGGTAAAGAAGGTCACAGTAGAGGGGATCTTACGCGCGTGGACCTTGAGGCCCGACGGCGTCGAAGCCCTAAAGAGGGTCTTCGAGGCCGCTCTCGGCGCCGACGGGGCGGCCAACGTCAAAATAACCATAACGGCGCTGGGAGCTCCGAGATATAAGATCGAGGTGGAGGCCGAGGACTACAAGACGGCGGAGGAAGTTCTGGCCGAAGCGGTGAGGAGGGCAGAGGAAGCCGCCAAGAGAGAGAAAGTAGAACTTCACTTCCAGAGGGTAAAGAAGTGA
- a CDS encoding RNA-protein complex protein Nop10, translated as MRFLLRKCTACGRYTLRDSCPLCGSPTRVAHPHRFSPIDKYAALRLRAKREGSSEVTRGPS; from the coding sequence GTGAGATTTCTCCTAAGAAAGTGCACGGCCTGCGGCAGGTATACGTTGAGAGACTCTTGCCCTCTCTGCGGCTCGCCGACCAGGGTAGCGCACCCTCACAGGTTCTCGCCGATCGATAAATACGCGGCCCTTAGGTTGAGAGCTAAGAGAGAGGGCTCGTCGGAGGTCACCAGGGGACCCTCTTAA
- a CDS encoding CDP-2,3-bis-(O-geranylgeranyl)-sn-glycerol synthase, with product MDPRYDLAANFITVYLPAMVTNAAPVAFLSRRRCTPLDLGLVLPDGRRLLGDGKTVEGVLVGLVSGLAVSLLLALSLPEFSSLLLRTGLVSSCGAIIGDLAKSFLKRRAGIERGAPLVPADQLDFYLGATLLVLACDKCAQPLLASFLLGLILVPLLHLSTNYAAYKLGLKRVPW from the coding sequence GTGGATCCCCGCTACGATCTCGCCGCCAACTTCATCACTGTTTATCTGCCAGCTATGGTGACTAACGCCGCGCCAGTCGCGTTCCTCTCGAGGAGGAGGTGCACGCCGTTGGACCTCGGGCTGGTTCTCCCTGATGGTCGGAGGCTGCTCGGCGACGGCAAGACCGTCGAGGGCGTTTTGGTGGGTCTGGTCTCGGGACTCGCGGTCTCTCTCCTCCTCGCGCTATCGTTGCCCGAGTTCTCCTCCCTCCTGTTGAGGACGGGCCTGGTATCGTCGTGTGGCGCCATAATTGGGGATCTGGCGAAGTCTTTCCTCAAGAGGAGGGCGGGGATAGAGCGCGGGGCCCCTCTCGTCCCGGCCGATCAGCTGGACTTCTACTTGGGAGCGACCTTGCTCGTCCTGGCGTGTGACAAGTGCGCACAGCCGCTCCTCGCCAGCTTCCTTTTAGGACTGATCCTGGTTCCGCTCCTACACTTGAGCACGAACTACGCGGCCTACAAACTGGGGCTTAAGAGGGTCCCCTGGTGA